A single region of the Raphanus sativus cultivar WK10039 chromosome 1, ASM80110v3, whole genome shotgun sequence genome encodes:
- the LOC130495909 gene encoding uncharacterized protein LOC130495909, with translation MGKRLDALLGRTFKTNKFKSLLNLALTRLSILKNQRQVKCSQATSDVTQLLKLGQHENAYQRVDQVIKDQNTLDVFFFIHGYFTLLLDRVHLFEHSRDCPDELLEAVSSLLFAASRIGEFPELQEIRNVLVSRFGKDIAARSIELRNDCGVNPKIIQKLSTRHPPREARMKVLKEIAAENNIVLKLEVASSTTNEVSKGKSDVSKPISKAKLASEVGEDELGEGLGLSDLVKRGKQKYKDVADAAQAAFVSAAHAAAAARAAVELCQFAPCGPDNTGNTGGGSSSSGSGNNKTEQEGNDDDDDLSEGEADVRSESKKSILDTKDLTESKKSISDTEDNIEDVMSFREDPVKLLEKAVVVYDSEEETKHTVQTNTTTEVKDEESLKDCSDRADTGHVDSMVHSVEEPIMSKASLKGPISVRTRQVRGY, from the exons ATGGGGAAGAGGCTAGACGCTTTGCTTGGTCGGACTTTCAAAACCAACAAGTTCAAGTCTCTTCTCAACTTAGCTCTCACCAGGCTCTCTATTCTCAAGAACCAACGTCAAGTCAAATGCTCTCAGGCCACCTCTGATGTCACCCAGCTTCTTAAGCTTGGCCAACACGAGAACGCTTACCAGAGAGTCGACCAAGTCATTAAAGACCAGAACACCCTcgatgttttctttttcatccATGGCTACTTCACTCTCTTGCTCGACCGCGTTCACCTCTTCGAACACAGCAGAGATTGCCCTGATGAGCTTCTAGAAGCTGTTTCGAGTTTGCTTTTTGCAGCTTCTAGAATAGGAGAGTTTCCTGAGCTTCAAGAGATTCGTAACGTTTTGGTTTCGCGTTTTGGTAAAGATATCGCGGCTAGGTCCATCGAGTTGCGCAATGATTGTGGGGTTAATCCCAAA ATAATTCAGAAGTTGTCGACAAGACATCCACCGAGAGAAGCTAGGATGAAGGTTTTGAAGGAGATTGCTGCAGAAAATAACATCGTTCTGAAACTAGAAGTTGCTTCTTCTACGACCAATGAGGTAAGTAAA GGAAAATCAGATGTTTCCAA gcctattTCCAAGGCTAAGTTAGCAAGTGAAGTTGGAGAAGATGAGTTAGGAGAAGGCTTAGGGTTGTCTGATTTGGTTAAGAGAGGAAAGCAGAAGTACAAAGATGTGGCTGATGCTGCGCAAGCAGCGTTTGTGTCAGCAGCTCATGCAGCAGCGGCTGCACGAGCAGCTGTAGAGCTTTGTCAGTTTGCGCCTTGTGGACCAGACAATACGGGTAATACTGGTGGGGGAAGTTCATCTAGTGGTTCTGGAAACAATAAAACAGAACAAGAAGGtaatgatgatgacgatgatctTTCAGAAGGTGAAGCGGATGTGAGATCAGAATCTAAGAAGTCTATATTGGATACAAAAGATCTCACAGAATCTAAGAAGTCTATATCGGATACAGAAGATAATATTGAGGATGTGATGTCATTTAGAGAAGACCCTGTGAAGCTGTTGGAGAAGGCTGTTGTGGTGTACGACAGTGAGGAAGAAACCAAACATACTGTTCAGACTAATACTACTACTGAGGTTAAAGATGAGGAAAGTCTTAAGGATTGTTCTGATAGAGCGGATACAGGACATGTGGACAGCATGGTTCATTCGGTTGAAGAACCTATTATGAGTAAAGCTAGTTTAAAGGGTCCTATTTCAGTCAGGACCAGACAGGTTCGTGGATACTAA
- the LOC130510449 gene encoding homologous-pairing protein 2 homolog, whose protein sequence is MAPKTDNTEAIVLKFVNEQNRPLNTQNAADALQKFSLKKTAVQKALDSLAESGKITFKEYGKQKLYIARQDQFEIPNAEELALMKEENAKLQEQLQEKRKTISEVESEIKSLQSNLTLEEIQEKDAKLRKEVKEMEEKLIKLRQGVTLVRPEDKKAVEDMYSDKINQWRKRKRMFRDVWDTVTENFPRDIKEFKEELGIEYDEDVGLSLQEYSDLIPHGKKRGRGQ, encoded by the exons ATGGCTCCTAAAACGGATAACACAGAAG CGATCGTTCTCAAGTTTGTAAACGAG CAAAACCGACCTCTAAACACGCAAAACGCAGCTGATGCTCTGCAGAAGTTTAGCCTCAAGAAGACGGCTGTTCAGAAAGCGCTTGACAGCCTCGCTGAATCTGGCAAAATCACTTTCAAGGAGTATGGGAAGCAGAAGCTGTACATTGCTAGGCAAGACCAGTTCGAGATTCCAAACGCTGAGGAACTTGCTCTGATGAAAGAGGAGAATGCAAAGCTCCAGGAGCAGCTTCAAGAGAAGAGGAAGACCATCAGTGAAGTCGAGTCAG AAATAAAGAGCTTGCAGTCAAACTTGACACTAGAGGAGATACAAGAGAAAGATGCTAAGCTGAGGAAAGAG GTTAAGGAAATGGAAGAGAAACTGATCAAACTACGCCAAGGTGTTACGTTGGTGAGGCCGGAAGACAAAAAGGCTGTTGAAGATATGTACTCTGACAAGATCAACCAGTGGAGAAAGCGTAAGAGGATGTTCAGAGACGTTTGGGATACTGTCACTGAGAATTTTCCCAGAGATATTAAGGAGTTTAAG GAGGAGCTTGGAATTGAATATGATGAAGATGTCGGCCTAAGTCTGCAGGAATATTCTGACCTGATTCCACATGGTAAAAAGAGAGGCAGAGGGCAGTAA